GGCCGGTTACTCTTTGGATAATTTATTCAGAATCTTCAGATTGGAAATGGGAGCTGGATTTGAGAACGGAAATTACCTAAGGGGAGGAGTTCGGTTTGGTATTGCCACCTTTATCCAAGTGAATTGACGGTGATTTATCAGGAAGCCTTTTTTCTGATTGGATTAGCTTGATCCCAGCCTTAATTATTTATTTAAGGAATAGCAATTTTAAACCTTCAGAGGAGTGTTTTGCTGGTTTTAATAGAATTGACTATGAAAAAAATGAGCAAAAAAAACGCTCTGAAAATCATTTTCAGAGCGTTTTTTTTAATGTTTAGGAATGATCAAACTTTCATAATATCTGCTTCTTTCTTAACAAGTAGGTCATCAATTTTTGAAGCATATTGATCTGTTAACTTCTGAACTACTTCTTCAGCTCTTTTGATTTCGTCTTCAGCCGCACCATCTTTTTGAAGTTTTTTCAAGGAGTCATTCGTGTCTTTTCTGACCGTTCTAATGGAGATTTTACCATTTTCACACTCATTTTTAGCTTGTTTTACCAAGCTGATTCTTCTTTCCTCCGTTAATGCAGGAATAGTCAGAATAACGATCTCTCCATTGTTTTGAGGGGCAAGTCCCAAGTCTGAGTTTATGATTGCTTTTTCTATTTCTCCGATTAGATTCTTTTCCCAAGGTTTAATGCTGAGTGTTCTTGCATCGGGAGTGTTGATCGAAGCAACTTGTGACAAAGGAGTAGGCGCTCCATAATATTGAACCATAATTCCGTCCAAGATATTAGGCATTGCCTTTCCAGCTCTAATTTTTAATAATTCTGAAGCAGTATGGTCCACTGCTTTCTGCATCAATTCTTTTGCTTCGTCTAAGAATAAATCAATTTCTTCCATAATCTTAAGCTTAAAGGGTTGTGATCAATGTTCCAACTTCTTCACCTTCTACTAGTTTACTCAAATTACCCGCCTTATTCATATCAAATACAATAATAGGAAGGTTGTTTTCCTGACAAAGTGTGAAAGCAGTCATATCCATGACATTTAAGTTCTTTTCATATACTTCGTGGAAGGATATAGTTTTGTATTTGGTTGCCGTAGCATCTTTTTCAGGGTCTGCGGTATAAACGCCGTCTACTCTTGTTCCCTTTAAGACCACATCTGCCTCTACCTCAATCGCTCTTAAACTGGCTGTGGAGTCTGTGGTAAAGTAAGGATTTCCAATACCGGCACCAAAAATGACTATCCGTCCCTTTTCCAGGTGTCGGATTGCTCTTCTTCGAATGAATGGCTCACAAACACTTTCAATTTTTATTCCAGACATCAACCTAGTGAAGAGACCTGCTTTTTCCAAAGCACTTTGAAGAGCCATTGCATTGATCAAGGTGGCTAACATCCCCATGTAATCTCCTTGGACGCGATCAATACCTGATTGAGCTGCTTGAACTCCTCTGAAGATGTTGCCCCCACCAATCACGATAGCAATTTCCACCCCCATATCTTTGACTTTCATGATCTCTTGGGTGTATTGCTGAAGTCTAACAGGGTCGATGCCGTAATTCTTATCGCCCATTAGTGCTTCTCCGCTTAGTTTGAGCAGTATTCTTTTGTATTTCATAAGTGGATTTATTTGCAAAGGAGTTGCTGAATAAAGTAGTACTAGATTAAATAATCCGACAAATATAATTCCTTCATCTCATTATGCTAGGGCAAATCTCAATTTTGGCTTTTCCTAAATTCTTTTTTGATCAAAATTGTATCAGGACTTGGTTTTTTTCAACACTTTGCTTGAGGTTAACTTTGATGGATTTAATAATGCCGTCCCCAGGAGCTTTGATGATATTTTCCATTTTCATGGCTTCTAGAATTAAAACGACATCTCCTTTTTTCACTTCATCCCCTGCCTTTACTTTTAATTCCAGAATTAATCCTGGCATGGGAGCTTTAATGTCCTTGGCCGCTCCAGAATTCAGATTATTCATTCCCATTTTCTCAAGTAGAAGGTCAAATCGGTCCTTGAGTTGTAGCGTAGCCGTTTTACCTCCTAATCTGATTTGAAGGGTTTTGGTCTCCTTGTCCATAGAAACCAATTCCGCCTCTATGGATTGGTGCTTATGTATGAGATGTATTTTTCTATCGGATATCCATTCCAAATCCCAATCCAAGGATTTATCATTTACGAAGGTCGATTCATCGGTTTTTTCTACCGAATAGGTCTCATTTTGGATAGTTACTGAAAACATTCCTGTTAATTTGGCGCTTGAATTTATTAATTCCGAACAAAAAACGGTCTTTCTTTTTCCCAAATATGAAACAAATGCTAGCTAAGGCAAAAGATATTTTGCAAAAGTCCTTATTCCCTGGCCTAGGGATCCTGATTTTATTTGCTTATTCCTGTAAATCAGCAGAGAAAATTTCAAAAACAAAGGAAGAAGAGCCTGAACAAGAAGTGATGGCCAAACCGATGGAAATTATTCCCCTGGATACTGTCGGGATCATCAAATTAGTTCAAGAGAAAGAGTCTCAACTGACAAATTACAAGGGAGAGAGGAAGCGGGATTTTGACTTGATCCATACGGATTTGGAGCTAGATTTTGATTATCAAAATCAGATCGTTTTGGGTAAGGCGGTATTGACTTTCAAACCGTTATTTAAGCCACAAAAGGAGTTGGTTTTAGATGCTCAGGACTTTGAGTTAGGGAAAGTATATTTGGTCTTTAAAGGAGATAGCGCATCCCTAGGGTATTACTACGATTCGCAGGAACTGAAAATTCCACTTCCCCAGCTGATGACGAAGGAAGATACCTTTGCCATAGCGATGGCATATAAAGCTTTCCCAGAAAAGAACTCAGGGGAGGGAAGTCAGGCCATTACAGACACCAAAGGCCTGTATTTTATCGACCCTCTGAACGAGGATCCTAACAAGCCAACGATGATTTGGACCCAAGGTGAGACCATGCATAATTCCAAATGGTTTCCAACGTTGGATCAACCCAATGAGAAAATGACCCAACTTTTTAAACTGACAGTGCCGGATTCCATGGTATCCATAGGAAATGGAGAACTAGTTAATCAGGTGGATTTAGGGAATGGCTCCCACCTAGATTATTGGGAAATGAAGTTGCCTCACTCCCCCTATTTGGCCGCATTTGCCATCGGTGATTTTGGAAAAGTAGAAGCTACATGGGATGGGGTTCCATTAGGGTATTATGTAGAAAAGGGCTACGAGGAAGGAGCCAAAATGGTATTCAAAAATACCCCAGAGATGCTTGGCTTTTTCTCAGAAAAGCTGGGTGTTCGCTACCCTTGGCCTAAATATGACCAAGTTGTAGTACGGGATTTCGTTTCAGGTGCGATGGAAAATACCACGGTATCCATCTTTATGGAAGAATTGAGGCTAAATGAAAAAGAAGCCTTGGATTCAGAATGGGATTACATCATTGCACATGAGCTGTTCCACCAGTGGTTTGGGGATTATGTCACCACCGAATCCTGGGCAAACCTACCTCTGAATGAAGGATTTGCAAATTACAGTGAGTTTTTGTGGAATGAACACAAGTATGGTATTGACCAAGCCTCCCTCAAACTCGTGGCTGAGATGGAAACCTATTTTGCGGAATCGGCAACCAAACAAGTGAATTTGATCAGGCATTACTATGAGGATTCTGAAGATATGTTTGACTCGCATAGTTATGCCAAGGCAGGAGTGATTATCCATATGCTTAGGAAATATGTGGGGGATGAGGTGTTTTTTGAAGCTCTCCAAAGGTATTTGCAGAAACATGCATTTTCCAATGTTGAAGTGCATGATTTGCGACAGGCTTTTGAAGAAGTAGCAGGGGAGGATTTGAATTGGTTTTTCAACCAGTGGTTTTTAGATAAAGGTCATCCAGAGCTCTTTGTGGAAATAGATTATTCTATTCCGGAAAATATTTTGATTTCTATTACCCAGATACAAGATTTGGAAGAAACCCCACTTTATCAGTTGCCTTTTGAAATAAGCTGGTACGATGAAGGGGAAAGAAAAGTAAAGAAATTTATGCTGAAAGAGGCATTTCAGCAATTCGCTTTAGAGAATGGAAATCCTACAGACTTGGTCTTTTTTGATGAAGGGAAAGATCTTTTGATCAAGAAAAATCAAGTAGTTTCTTTGGACCAATGGGTACACCAGTATGAAACTTCCAAGTTGGGAATTGCTCGCTACGAGGCACTGGATAGCTTAGCCACGAATGATGCAGCCGAGGAGCTTAAACTTTTAATACCAAAAGCCATAAAAGATGAGTTTTGGTCAGTCAGGGAGCTTGCCTTAAGTCTAATGCAAAGTCACACGGAATGGATGGAAGAGGTAGATGGATTGGAAAATGAGCTTGTTATATTGATAGATGGGAATGCCAAAAATTCGGTGAAAGCGGGGGCTATTGATGTTCTGGCAGCCTATGACAATGAAAAATATCAGGACATGTTCTTGAAATTGGTGGAGGAACCATCGGTATTAGTATCTAGTTCTGCCTTGATGGGACTGACCAATATAGAAGGGCAGGAATTGGATGAAGAATTGATTGAAAGGTTTTCGAAAGAGACCAATTTTCGATATGTGATTCCGGTTTCGGAATATTTCATTACTAAGCCTGTGTTAGGGAGGGGAATTTGGTTTCATGAAAAAATAAACCAGCTGTCTGGAGAGGGTTTGTATTTCTTTTTGGGATACTATGGAGAATATTTTAGCAGGTTTCCAGAAGAGGGGAAAGACCTTGCTGTAGAAAATTTGAAAAAAATTATGAAGGATGATTCACAAAATTTCATACGATTAGGAGCCTTTCAGGCGATCTTAGCATTTTCTGATGATGCTCAGGTGGTAGAAGCAATATCAGAAATTGCGGCCCAAGAGAAAGATCCTGAATTGAAAAGTTACTATGATTACTTCATGGATGCACTAATTGTGAAAAATTAATTCACTGATTTTAAGTTGTTTGTAGAAATACTGAATAAAATCTCATGAAATTTGAAATACATCCTTTGAAACTTTAATAAAAGGCTATAATTTTGCCATCCGTTACGATAGATAGGTCATCGAAAAAGACTTTAAAAAGTGACGAATAGTTGGGGGAATACCAAAGCGGCCAACTGGGACGGACTGTAAATCCGTTGACTTATGTCTTCACAGGTTCGAATCCTGTTTCCCCCACAATTGCCGAATGCAAAATTTTTTCCTAGTTTTGCAGGGCTTAAAAGAAATTCGGCTTAGCCGGAATAAAAGCGGGAGTAGCTCAGTTGGTAGAGCGGCAGCCTTCCAAGCTGCAGGTCGCGGGTTCGAGCCTCGTCTCCCGCTCTATACTTTTCTTCGGAAAAGTATCGGGCTCAAGCCGACGTAGCTCAGGGGTAGAGTACTTCCTTGGTAAGGAAGGGGTCACGGGTTCAAATCCCGTCGTTGGCTCATACGGCTTTAATTATTATATCTAAACATATCTTTAAACTTAAACTGAGGATTTTCACGCATGGCAAAAGCACAATTCGACCGTTCCAAGCCGCACGTTAATATCGGTACGATTGGTCACGTAGATCATGGAAAGACCACTTTGACTGCTGCCATCACTACCGTTTTGGCTAGTAAGGGTCTATCTGAATTAAGAGACTTCTCTTCTATAGACAACGCTCCAGAAGAAAAAGAAAGAGGTATTACCATTAACACCTCTCACGTAGAATATCAAACTGCAAAAAGACACTACGCTCACGTAGATTGTCCTGGTCACGCCGATTACGTTAAAAACATGGTAACTGGTGCAGCACAGATGGACGGTGCTATCCTAGTGGTAGCAGCGACTGATGGACCAATGCCTCAAACTAGAGAGCACATCCTATTGGCTCGTCAGGTTGGTGTTCCTGCTCTTGTTGTTTTCATGAACAAGGTAGACATGGTTGACGATCCTGAACTTCTTGAGTTAGTAGAAATGGAAGTTAGAGAACTTCTTTCTTTCTACGAATTCGATGGAGATAACATCCCAGTAATCGCTGGTTCTGCACTTGGTGCATTGAACGGTGAAGAAAAGTGGGTTGATACTGTAATGCAATTGATGGACGCTGTAGATGAGTACATTCCTCTTCCTGAGCGTGCTGTAGATAAAGATTTCTTGATGCCTGTAGAGGACGTATTCTCGATCACTGGTCGTGGTACTGTTGCTACTGGTAGAATTGAAAGAGGTGTGATCAACTCTGGTGATCCAGTTGACATCATCGGTATGGGTGCTGAAGGACTTAAGTCTACAGTTACTGGTGTTGAGATGTTCCGTAAGATTCTAGACAGAGGTGAAGCTGGTGATAACGTAGGTCTTTTGTTGAGAGGTATTGAAAAAGCTCAAATCAAGAGAGGTATGATTATCTGTAAGCCAGGTTCTGTGACTCCTCACGCACACTTCAAAGCTGAAGTTTACGTATTGTCAAAAGAAGAAGGTGGACGTCATACTCCATTCTTCAACAAATACAGACCTCAGTTCTACTTAAGAACTACTGACGTAACTGGTGAGATCAAACTTCCAGAAAACGTTGAAATGGTTATGCCAGGTGATAACGTGACTATCGAGGTGAACTTGCTTAATGCAGTTGCTCTTGAAAAAGGACTTCGTTTTGCGATCCGTGAGGGTGGTAGAACAGTAGGTGCTGGTCAGGTTACTGAAATCCTTGACTAATCAATTTCTGATCTAATAAAAACGATGCGATCCTGAATATTTTTGGGATCGCATTTGTTTCTTTAGTCAACAATACCTAATTTTGCGTTCCCATTAGCGGAGCGTTCATTCACACGGGCATAGTTCAATGGCAGAATAGCGGTCTCCAAAACCGTTGATGGGAGTTCGAATCTCTCTGCCCGTGCCAGTAAGTATTACAATATGAATCTAAAAAACTTTGTTCTGGAGTCTTATGATGAAATGAAAAACAAGGTCACTTGGCCTAAGTATTCATTTCTTCAAAATAGTGCAGTGTTGGTGCTAGTAGCTTCTTTGATCTTTGCCTTGTTTATCGGGGTAGTAGATTTAGGGTTCGAAAACATCATGAAATGGTTTTATGATTTATTTTAATTGAATTGACATTACAGAATGGCTGAACATAAGTGGTACGTACTCAGGGTAGTAGCTGGGCAGGAAAAAAAGACAAAAACCTATCTGGACAATGAAATTTCCAGACAGAAGATTGACGAATTTATTCCTGAAGTGCTGATACCTTCAGAGAAGGTATATGAGATGCGAAATGGCAAGAAACGTGTCAGAGAAAGAAACTTCTTTCCGGGATACGTTTTAGTCAATGCAGATCTATCTAATGGTGAGGCCAATCACGTAATAACGAGTATCCCGGGTGTTATCGGTTTCTTAGGATCAAACCAGGGGGGAGCTTCCAAAACCCCTGAACCATTACGCCAATCAGAAGTCAACCGTATTTTAGGTAAGGTTGAAGAGATTGATGA
This genomic stretch from Algoriphagus halophilus harbors:
- the frr gene encoding ribosome recycling factor, with the translated sequence MEEIDLFLDEAKELMQKAVDHTASELLKIRAGKAMPNILDGIMVQYYGAPTPLSQVASINTPDARTLSIKPWEKNLIGEIEKAIINSDLGLAPQNNGEIVILTIPALTEERRISLVKQAKNECENGKISIRTVRKDTNDSLKKLQKDGAAEDEIKRAEEVVQKLTDQYASKIDDLLVKKEADIMKV
- the pyrH gene encoding UMP kinase, with product MKYKRILLKLSGEALMGDKNYGIDPVRLQQYTQEIMKVKDMGVEIAIVIGGGNIFRGVQAAQSGIDRVQGDYMGMLATLINAMALQSALEKAGLFTRLMSGIKIESVCEPFIRRRAIRHLEKGRIVIFGAGIGNPYFTTDSTASLRAIEVEADVVLKGTRVDGVYTADPEKDATATKYKTISFHEVYEKNLNVMDMTAFTLCQENNLPIIVFDMNKAGNLSKLVEGEEVGTLITTL
- a CDS encoding acetyl-CoA carboxylase biotin carboxyl carrier protein subunit, coding for MFSVTIQNETYSVEKTDESTFVNDKSLDWDLEWISDRKIHLIHKHQSIEAELVSMDKETKTLQIRLGGKTATLQLKDRFDLLLEKMGMNNLNSGAAKDIKAPMPGLILELKVKAGDEVKKGDVVLILEAMKMENIIKAPGDGIIKSIKVNLKQSVEKNQVLIQF
- a CDS encoding M1 family metallopeptidase — encoded protein: MKQMLAKAKDILQKSLFPGLGILILFAYSCKSAEKISKTKEEEPEQEVMAKPMEIIPLDTVGIIKLVQEKESQLTNYKGERKRDFDLIHTDLELDFDYQNQIVLGKAVLTFKPLFKPQKELVLDAQDFELGKVYLVFKGDSASLGYYYDSQELKIPLPQLMTKEDTFAIAMAYKAFPEKNSGEGSQAITDTKGLYFIDPLNEDPNKPTMIWTQGETMHNSKWFPTLDQPNEKMTQLFKLTVPDSMVSIGNGELVNQVDLGNGSHLDYWEMKLPHSPYLAAFAIGDFGKVEATWDGVPLGYYVEKGYEEGAKMVFKNTPEMLGFFSEKLGVRYPWPKYDQVVVRDFVSGAMENTTVSIFMEELRLNEKEALDSEWDYIIAHELFHQWFGDYVTTESWANLPLNEGFANYSEFLWNEHKYGIDQASLKLVAEMETYFAESATKQVNLIRHYYEDSEDMFDSHSYAKAGVIIHMLRKYVGDEVFFEALQRYLQKHAFSNVEVHDLRQAFEEVAGEDLNWFFNQWFLDKGHPELFVEIDYSIPENILISITQIQDLEETPLYQLPFEISWYDEGERKVKKFMLKEAFQQFALENGNPTDLVFFDEGKDLLIKKNQVVSLDQWVHQYETSKLGIARYEALDSLATNDAAEELKLLIPKAIKDEFWSVRELALSLMQSHTEWMEEVDGLENELVILIDGNAKNSVKAGAIDVLAAYDNEKYQDMFLKLVEEPSVLVSSSALMGLTNIEGQELDEELIERFSKETNFRYVIPVSEYFITKPVLGRGIWFHEKINQLSGEGLYFFLGYYGEYFSRFPEEGKDLAVENLKKIMKDDSQNFIRLGAFQAILAFSDDAQVVEAISEIAAQEKDPELKSYYDYFMDALIVKN
- the tuf gene encoding elongation factor Tu, whose product is MAKAQFDRSKPHVNIGTIGHVDHGKTTLTAAITTVLASKGLSELRDFSSIDNAPEEKERGITINTSHVEYQTAKRHYAHVDCPGHADYVKNMVTGAAQMDGAILVVAATDGPMPQTREHILLARQVGVPALVVFMNKVDMVDDPELLELVEMEVRELLSFYEFDGDNIPVIAGSALGALNGEEKWVDTVMQLMDAVDEYIPLPERAVDKDFLMPVEDVFSITGRGTVATGRIERGVINSGDPVDIIGMGAEGLKSTVTGVEMFRKILDRGEAGDNVGLLLRGIEKAQIKRGMIICKPGSVTPHAHFKAEVYVLSKEEGGRHTPFFNKYRPQFYLRTTDVTGEIKLPENVEMVMPGDNVTIEVNLLNAVALEKGLRFAIREGGRTVGAGQVTEILD
- the secE gene encoding preprotein translocase subunit SecE, producing the protein MNLKNFVLESYDEMKNKVTWPKYSFLQNSAVLVLVASLIFALFIGVVDLGFENIMKWFYDLF
- the nusG gene encoding transcription termination/antitermination protein NusG is translated as MAEHKWYVLRVVAGQEKKTKTYLDNEISRQKIDEFIPEVLIPSEKVYEMRNGKKRVRERNFFPGYVLVNADLSNGEANHVITSIPGVIGFLGSNQGGASKTPEPLRQSEVNRILGKVEEIDEFAEKLDTPFIVGEAVKVMDGPFSGFTGTIEEIFDEKKKLNVMVKIFGRNTPVELNFIQVEKQD